One genomic window of Comamonas serinivorans includes the following:
- a CDS encoding GIY-YIG nuclease family protein has protein sequence MSFVYIIEASSGLVKVGYSTQDPKGVIAAHAQLIHVAGAHVVRQVVRACGNASALERALIERLSKQSIGITREWFSGVNVDDLVRFVDDWLDTPCDKPVREREPHVLADHLDWMEDSVNSARWLALWPVAKSIADLAKENSGPCEMTRAIAGDLTYAELAIWMTLHDTPLESAELATMALDCPGELYMHCERTVWNVVARERALGNIAASTKSIGREP, from the coding sequence ATGTCGTTCGTTTACATCATCGAGGCCAGCAGTGGGCTGGTGAAGGTCGGCTACAGCACGCAAGACCCGAAGGGGGTGATTGCGGCTCACGCCCAGCTCATTCACGTTGCCGGTGCTCATGTTGTGCGCCAGGTTGTTCGAGCGTGTGGCAATGCCAGCGCTCTCGAGCGCGCCCTCATTGAGCGCCTCTCAAAGCAATCGATAGGGATCACTCGAGAATGGTTCTCGGGCGTCAACGTGGACGACCTTGTCCGCTTCGTTGATGACTGGCTCGACACCCCGTGCGACAAGCCAGTCCGAGAGCGAGAGCCACACGTGCTCGCTGATCACCTGGACTGGATGGAGGACAGCGTGAACAGTGCGCGCTGGCTCGCCCTGTGGCCTGTCGCGAAGTCGATTGCCGATCTGGCCAAGGAGAACTCTGGGCCGTGCGAGATGACGCGCGCAATCGCGGGCGACCTCACGTACGCAGAGCTGGCCATCTGGATGACGCTTCACGACACGCCGCTCGAATCGGCTGAGTTGGCCACCATGGCGCTCGACTGTCCTGGCGAGCTCTACATGCATTGCGAGCGGACGGTGTGGAATGTGGTGGCCAGAGAGCGTGCGCTGGGCAACATCGCCGCCTCAACGAAGTCCATCGGCCGGGAGCCCTGA
- a CDS encoding plasmid recombination protein — MKSPAMCFLGKSIGLSRCGNRKPQSLLAAAQHNLRELPSGPLRSFNPATEPNRVLAGPSRACEVVEQAERLKQACDNAQRFKRRDHCQAIEFVISVPSWSGIDVMGYFEASLAWLRQRMALPVLSAVVHHDEEHPHMHILLSPARDGRYMGSAPINKANMQQLRAAFSSEVAVRHGLRHLAPKMAPGAKRAAADWVLSHLRRLDLPSRHELIWPLIDEQVRRDPVPLVELFEGGVAERLAHTNSSCVGIEGGQSNGEINLTGLSNALGNATRSLCDFECFNDVVRESKAIVTQTANRLEA; from the coding sequence ATGAAGTCGCCAGCCATGTGCTTCCTTGGAAAGAGCATCGGCCTGTCTCGCTGCGGCAACCGCAAGCCCCAAAGCCTGCTGGCCGCGGCCCAACACAACTTGCGAGAGCTGCCGTCCGGTCCATTGCGGTCGTTCAACCCGGCAACTGAGCCCAATCGCGTCCTGGCAGGCCCCAGCCGGGCGTGCGAGGTGGTTGAGCAAGCCGAGCGCCTCAAGCAAGCCTGCGACAACGCCCAACGCTTCAAGCGGCGCGACCACTGCCAGGCGATCGAGTTCGTGATCAGCGTCCCCTCCTGGAGTGGCATCGACGTCATGGGCTACTTCGAAGCGAGCCTGGCTTGGCTCCGCCAGCGCATGGCCCTGCCCGTGCTCTCCGCCGTCGTTCACCACGATGAGGAGCACCCGCACATGCACATCCTCCTGAGCCCCGCGCGTGACGGCCGCTACATGGGCAGCGCGCCCATCAACAAGGCCAACATGCAGCAGCTCAGGGCCGCGTTCAGCTCAGAAGTGGCGGTGCGCCACGGACTGCGGCATCTGGCCCCGAAGATGGCGCCAGGGGCCAAACGGGCGGCAGCCGACTGGGTGCTGTCGCACCTGCGGAGGCTGGACCTCCCCAGTCGTCACGAGCTCATCTGGCCCTTGATCGACGAACAAGTCCGCAGAGACCCGGTGCCCCTGGTTGAGCTGTTTGAAGGGGGAGTCGCGGAGCGCCTCGCTCACACGAATTCATCCTGTGTAGGGATCGAGGGAGGACAGAGCAATGGAGAGATCAACCTGACAGGGCTGTCCAACGCGCTCGGCAATGCCACGCGAAGCCTGTGCGACTTCGAATGCTTCAACGACGTGGTGCGCGAGAGCAAGGCCATCGTCACCCAAACCGCAAACCGCTTGGAGGCATGA
- a CDS encoding helix-turn-helix transcriptional regulator: MLDQPDSLLRLPDVLKRVPVSRATWWAGVKSGRFPQAVKLGPRTTCWRSADIDRLIASASQQQEGV, from the coding sequence ATGCTGGATCAACCCGATTCGTTACTGCGTTTGCCCGACGTGCTCAAGCGCGTCCCCGTCAGCCGTGCCACCTGGTGGGCCGGCGTCAAGTCAGGCCGCTTCCCCCAAGCTGTGAAGCTGGGGCCACGCACCACCTGCTGGCGCTCCGCCGACATCGATCGCCTGATCGCCTCTGCGTCCCAGCAGCAGGAGGGCGTATGA
- a CDS encoding tyrosine-type recombinase/integrase, with protein MPKKAKELSALAVAKIKEDGRHAVGGVDGLHLRVVGASRAWVLRIAVGTRPGADGQPRIHRRDVGLGSFPEVSLAEARERAREMRRQVRDGEDPVLKRQASKAEAALASTKAKTFEECAQAYIAANRAGWKNAKHAQQWENTLASYVYPKLGHLPIAAIDTGLVLDVLQQRIGESGAQETLWLHKTETASRLRGRMEVILDWASFRGYRQGENPARWKGHLEHELPARSKVQKVEHHPALAYADMATFMAELRTRDGVSARALEFAILTAARSGEVRGAQWSEIDFKARTWTIPASRMKAGKEHRVPLADDAITLLQALPRQVGNEHVFLAPKGKQLSNMSLTAVLRRMGRGHLTQHGFRSTFRDWAGETTTYPREVCEHALAHKLADGVEAAYQRGDLLAKRAGLMADWASYCGSSRSAHT; from the coding sequence ATGCCCAAGAAAGCGAAGGAGTTGTCGGCCCTGGCCGTCGCCAAGATCAAGGAGGATGGGCGCCATGCCGTGGGCGGTGTGGATGGCTTGCACTTGCGGGTCGTGGGCGCCTCCAGAGCCTGGGTGCTGCGCATCGCCGTAGGCACTCGGCCAGGCGCCGATGGCCAGCCCCGCATCCACCGCCGTGACGTGGGCCTGGGCAGCTTCCCGGAGGTCTCCCTCGCCGAAGCCAGGGAGCGTGCGCGCGAGATGCGCCGGCAAGTGCGTGACGGCGAAGACCCCGTGCTCAAGCGCCAGGCCAGCAAAGCCGAGGCGGCCCTTGCATCGACCAAGGCCAAGACCTTCGAAGAATGCGCGCAAGCCTACATCGCTGCCAACCGAGCCGGTTGGAAGAATGCCAAGCATGCCCAGCAATGGGAGAACACCCTGGCCAGCTACGTCTACCCCAAGTTGGGACACCTGCCCATTGCCGCCATCGACACCGGCCTTGTTCTGGACGTCTTGCAGCAACGCATCGGTGAGTCCGGTGCCCAGGAAACCCTGTGGCTGCACAAGACCGAGACCGCCAGCCGCCTGCGTGGGCGCATGGAAGTCATCCTGGACTGGGCCTCATTCCGAGGCTATCGCCAAGGCGAGAACCCTGCGCGGTGGAAAGGCCACCTCGAACACGAACTGCCCGCCCGCAGCAAGGTGCAAAAGGTCGAGCACCATCCAGCCCTGGCCTACGCCGACATGGCCACCTTCATGGCCGAGCTGCGCACCCGCGACGGCGTCTCAGCCCGTGCCCTGGAGTTCGCCATCCTGACGGCCGCACGCTCTGGCGAAGTCCGAGGGGCTCAGTGGTCAGAAATCGACTTCAAAGCCCGAACATGGACCATCCCCGCCTCGCGCATGAAGGCCGGCAAGGAACACCGAGTCCCTCTGGCCGACGACGCCATCACCTTGCTCCAGGCCTTGCCACGACAAGTCGGGAATGAACACGTCTTCCTCGCCCCCAAAGGCAAGCAACTCTCGAACATGTCCCTCACCGCAGTCCTGCGTCGCATGGGCCGAGGCCATCTCACCCAGCATGGCTTTCGATCGACGTTTCGAGACTGGGCGGGCGAGACCACCACCTACCCCAGAGAGGTGTGTGAGCATGCGCTGGCGCACAAGCTGGCCGACGGGGTGGAAGCCGCGTACCAGCGCGGGGATCTGCTGGCCAAGCGTGCCGGCCTGATGGCGGATTGGGCCAGCTACTGTGGGTCGTCCAGATCGGCCCATACCTGA
- a CDS encoding SulP family inorganic anion transporter: MSSHPSLRADWAPSIPRELMAGAVATFALIPEVIAFSFVAGVDPAVGLFASFVISIVIAFAGGRPAMVSAAAGSVALVAAPLVQSHGVAYLFAAGLLAGVVQILFGWLRLGVLMRYVSGSVRTGFVNALAILIFAAQLPHLTGANGATWAMLCAGLLIIYGLPRLTTAVPSPLVCIVVLTVAASTLNLPVKTVADLGLLPDGLPSFAWPQVPVTLGTLQIIALPALAIAMVGLLESMMTASVVDELTDTPSNKNREASGLGLANIAASLFGGIAGCGMIGQTVGNVRYGGRGRLSTLFAGAFLLILMVLLKPWVSQVPIAALVAIMVMVSASTLDWGSARALLRHPKLSSVVMLATVVVTVATDNLAAGVVVGVLLSGVFFTFKVSRLLAVDVDDRGADSLSYRVSGQVFFASADLLVDAFDVRDVAGRPVRIDLTNAHFWDITAVNALDKVCQRLRKHGSPVEVIGLNAHSRALVARLDLGIE; encoded by the coding sequence ATGTCTTCTCACCCGTCCTTGCGCGCCGATTGGGCGCCCAGCATCCCGCGCGAACTCATGGCCGGCGCGGTCGCCACGTTTGCGTTGATCCCCGAAGTCATCGCCTTTTCGTTTGTGGCCGGCGTCGATCCGGCGGTCGGCCTGTTCGCCTCCTTCGTCATCAGCATCGTGATCGCGTTCGCGGGTGGGCGGCCCGCCATGGTGTCGGCCGCCGCCGGTTCGGTGGCCTTGGTGGCTGCGCCCCTGGTTCAATCGCACGGCGTGGCCTACCTGTTCGCGGCGGGCTTGCTGGCGGGCGTGGTGCAGATCCTGTTCGGATGGCTGCGGCTGGGCGTGCTGATGCGCTACGTGTCAGGTTCGGTGCGCACGGGTTTTGTGAATGCGCTGGCCATCCTGATCTTTGCCGCGCAGCTGCCCCACCTCACCGGTGCCAACGGCGCGACCTGGGCCATGCTGTGCGCAGGCTTGCTCATCATCTACGGCCTGCCCAGGCTCACCACCGCGGTGCCGTCGCCGCTGGTCTGCATCGTCGTGCTCACGGTCGCCGCCAGCACGCTGAACCTGCCGGTGAAAACGGTGGCCGACCTCGGCCTGCTGCCCGATGGCCTGCCGAGCTTCGCCTGGCCCCAGGTGCCCGTGACACTGGGCACGCTGCAGATCATCGCCCTGCCCGCGCTGGCCATCGCCATGGTCGGCCTGCTGGAGTCCATGATGACGGCCAGCGTGGTGGATGAGCTGACGGACACGCCCAGCAACAAGAACCGCGAAGCCAGCGGCCTGGGCCTGGCCAACATCGCCGCCAGCCTGTTTGGCGGCATTGCCGGCTGCGGCATGATCGGCCAGACCGTGGGCAACGTGCGCTATGGCGGGCGTGGCCGCCTGTCCACGCTGTTTGCCGGCGCCTTCCTGCTGATCCTGATGGTGTTGCTCAAGCCCTGGGTGTCTCAGGTGCCGATCGCGGCCCTGGTGGCCATCATGGTCATGGTGTCGGCGTCCACCCTCGACTGGGGCTCGGCCCGCGCGCTGCTGCGCCATCCCAAGCTCTCCAGCGTCGTGATGCTGGCCACGGTGGTGGTCACGGTGGCCACGGACAACCTGGCGGCCGGGGTCGTGGTGGGCGTGTTGCTCAGCGGGGTGTTCTTCACCTTCAAGGTCTCGCGGCTGTTGGCGGTGGACGTCGACGACCGGGGCGCGGACAGCCTGAGCTACCGCGTGAGCGGGCAGGTGTTCTTTGCCTCCGCCGACCTGCTGGTCGATGCCTTCGACGTGCGCGACGTCGCCGGCCGGCCAGTGCGCATCGACCTGACCAACGCCCATTTCTGGGACATCACGGCCGTCAACGCCCTGGACAAGGTCTGCCAGCGCCTCCGCAAACACGGCAGCCCGGTCGAGGTCATCGGCCTGAACGCGCACAGCCGCGCACTCGTGGCCCGGCTGGACCTGGGCATCGAGTGA
- a CDS encoding DNA/RNA non-specific endonuclease, producing the protein MSVASSPSAGARSRTSARRSPAARRSGGRTRQQLQLAKGKAQRFWTSFTSSALAAFTAVSCVLHPELLTPPISTSANRPGAQAVGFDKCPGLFPGGRPPPMPSSSAWRELCFNSFAVLHNADTKTPVFVVERLNKASLRAAQNQQRTDQFYPEARLPFSHRAQLDDYRGSGYARGHLAPAADMSSPQAMAQSFSLANIVPQDPAHNAGAWLKIEQDTRQYVKRARGDVFVFSGPVYSGRSRAIGPGRVAVPTHLFKLVYDASTGRAWAHWQANDPKARVTAPLSYADFVQKTGLRLLASAQAAHALP; encoded by the coding sequence TTGAGCGTGGCGTCATCCCCAAGCGCCGGCGCCCGCAGCCGGACCTCAGCCCGGCGTTCGCCCGCTGCCCGGCGGTCGGGTGGCCGCACCCGTCAACAGCTTCAGCTGGCCAAGGGCAAGGCCCAGCGGTTCTGGACCAGTTTCACCAGCAGTGCGCTGGCGGCGTTCACAGCGGTCAGCTGCGTGCTGCACCCCGAGCTGCTCACGCCGCCCATCAGCACCAGCGCGAACCGGCCCGGCGCGCAGGCCGTCGGCTTCGACAAATGCCCCGGCCTGTTCCCGGGCGGCAGGCCGCCGCCCATGCCGTCGTCCAGCGCCTGGCGCGAACTGTGCTTCAACAGCTTTGCCGTGCTGCACAACGCCGACACCAAGACGCCGGTCTTCGTCGTCGAGCGGCTGAACAAGGCCTCGCTGCGCGCCGCCCAAAACCAGCAGCGCACCGACCAGTTCTACCCCGAAGCCCGCCTGCCTTTCAGCCATCGCGCCCAGCTCGACGACTACAGGGGCAGCGGCTATGCCCGCGGCCACCTGGCCCCGGCCGCCGACATGAGCAGCCCGCAGGCCATGGCGCAGAGCTTCTCGCTCGCCAACATCGTGCCGCAGGACCCGGCCCACAACGCGGGCGCCTGGCTCAAGATCGAGCAGGACACGCGGCAGTATGTGAAGCGCGCGCGAGGCGATGTGTTCGTGTTCTCAGGCCCGGTGTACAGCGGTCGCAGCCGCGCCATCGGCCCCGGTCGCGTGGCCGTGCCCACGCACCTGTTCAAGCTGGTGTACGACGCCAGCACCGGCCGCGCCTGGGCCCACTGGCAGGCCAACGACCCCAAGGCCCGTGTGACGGCGCCCCTCAGCTACGCCGACTTCGTCCAGAAAACCGGCCTGCGCTTGCTCGCATCGGCCCAGGCCGCGCACGCCCTGCCTTAG
- the rlmB gene encoding 23S rRNA (guanosine(2251)-2'-O)-methyltransferase RlmB: protein MSSAKVLFGFHAVGVRLKTAPQSVIEVYVDPTRRDARMKQFLARAREANVRLIEADGPRLAKLAGSAGHQGVAARVEPVAMARSLDDLLDQLSGPPLLLVLDGVTDPHNLGACLRVADGAGAHAVIAPKDHAAGINATVAKVASGAADTVPYFMVTNLARTLGELKERSIWVYGTAGEATQSLYQTDLRGPAALVLGAEGDGMRQLTRKTCDVLVHIPMQGAVESLNVSVASGVCLFEALRQRSA from the coding sequence ATGAGTTCAGCAAAAGTCCTGTTTGGTTTCCATGCCGTGGGCGTGCGCCTGAAAACGGCGCCGCAATCGGTCATCGAGGTCTACGTCGACCCCACGAGGCGCGATGCCCGCATGAAGCAGTTTCTGGCGCGCGCGCGCGAAGCCAACGTGCGCCTGATCGAGGCCGATGGCCCGCGCCTGGCCAAACTGGCCGGCAGCGCCGGCCACCAGGGCGTGGCGGCGCGGGTGGAGCCCGTGGCCATGGCGCGGTCGCTCGACGACCTGCTGGATCAGCTGAGCGGCCCGCCGCTGTTGCTGGTGCTCGATGGCGTGACCGATCCGCACAACCTCGGCGCCTGCCTGCGGGTGGCCGACGGCGCCGGTGCGCATGCCGTGATTGCGCCCAAGGACCATGCTGCCGGCATCAACGCCACCGTGGCCAAGGTCGCCAGCGGCGCGGCCGACACGGTGCCGTACTTCATGGTGACCAACCTGGCGCGCACGCTGGGCGAGCTCAAGGAGCGCAGCATCTGGGTCTATGGCACGGCCGGCGAGGCCACGCAAAGCCTGTACCAGACCGACCTGCGCGGTCCGGCTGCCCTGGTGCTCGGCGCCGAGGGCGATGGCATGCGCCAGCTGACGCGCAAGACCTGCGACGTGCTGGTGCACATCCCCATGCAGGGCGCCGTCGAGTCGCTCAACGTCTCCGTCGCCAGCGGCGTGTGCCTGTTCGAGGCCCTGCGCCAACGCAGCGCCTGA
- the bamB gene encoding outer membrane protein assembly factor BamB codes for MRHLSWTALAAATVVLSACGTSKPKPAELGPNVALIAVGQAWSSNVGPVQFPLQVHVVGDQLWLASSAGDVVSLDGASGRELGRVSLKAGLVAGVGSDGKRAAVVTEAAQLVVVEGGKEIWRRKLGAQTYTAPLVAGGRVFVLGGDRSVRAYDGASGQLLWDQESRQQDPLVLRQSGLLMPVGNTLLVGQGGRMTAMDPGDGHLLWEAPVATPRGANDVEKLADLIAPVARDGTDLCVRAFQASVGCVDAATGQIGWTKSANGATGVAMDEDFVFGAEADGVVQAWSRKGGENRWSSSRLRYRQLSAPLVLGRSVVFGDNTGLVHMLSRADGSPLNRLSTDGSPIVAAPVRVAGRLVVVTQKGGVFAFQPQ; via the coding sequence ATGCGTCACCTGTCGTGGACTGCGCTGGCCGCAGCCACCGTGGTTTTGAGCGCCTGTGGCACCAGCAAGCCCAAGCCCGCCGAGCTGGGCCCGAACGTGGCGCTGATCGCCGTGGGCCAGGCCTGGTCCAGCAACGTGGGCCCGGTGCAGTTCCCCCTGCAGGTGCATGTGGTGGGCGATCAGCTCTGGCTGGCCTCGTCGGCCGGTGATGTCGTGAGCCTGGACGGGGCCAGCGGGCGCGAGCTGGGCCGGGTGAGCCTGAAGGCCGGCCTGGTGGCCGGCGTGGGCAGCGATGGCAAGCGTGCCGCTGTGGTCACCGAAGCCGCGCAGCTGGTCGTGGTCGAAGGCGGCAAGGAAATCTGGCGCCGCAAGCTGGGCGCGCAGACCTACACGGCGCCCCTGGTGGCCGGCGGGCGCGTGTTCGTGCTCGGCGGCGATCGCTCGGTGCGCGCCTACGACGGCGCCTCTGGCCAGCTGCTGTGGGACCAGGAGTCGCGCCAGCAGGACCCGCTGGTGCTGCGCCAGTCCGGCTTGCTGATGCCGGTGGGCAACACCCTGCTCGTGGGGCAGGGCGGCCGCATGACGGCCATGGACCCGGGCGACGGCCACCTGCTGTGGGAGGCCCCGGTGGCCACGCCTCGCGGCGCCAACGACGTGGAGAAGCTCGCCGACCTGATCGCGCCCGTGGCGCGTGATGGCACCGACCTGTGCGTGCGCGCATTCCAGGCCAGCGTGGGTTGCGTGGATGCCGCCACGGGCCAGATCGGCTGGACCAAGTCGGCCAACGGCGCCACCGGCGTGGCCATGGACGAGGACTTCGTGTTCGGCGCCGAAGCCGATGGCGTGGTGCAGGCCTGGTCGCGCAAGGGCGGCGAGAACCGCTGGAGCAGTTCGCGCCTGCGTTACCGCCAGCTGAGTGCGCCGCTGGTGCTGGGGCGCTCGGTCGTTTTTGGCGACAACACCGGCCTGGTCCACATGCTGTCGCGCGCCGACGGCAGCCCGCTCAACCGCCTGAGTACCGACGGCTCGCCCATCGTGGCTGCCCCGGTGCGTGTTGCCGGCAGGCTGGTGGTGGTGACGCAAAAAGGCGGCGTGTTCGCGTTCCAGCCGCAGTGA
- a CDS encoding YfgM family protein — MAAHYDLQEQEQLDELKHFWNRWGTLISSVIIVACLCFGSWRAYEYWQAKQGAQAGALYEEVERAAEAKDLTRVERAYSDVKANYGSTTYAQQAALMAARALYEGGQADKAQAALQWVAAEGKDPGLQAMAKLRLAAIQIGNKAYDEAIKTVSGSFPLDFQALAADRQGDALNLQGKSSEAIEAYRKAYRQLGEGNDYRRLVEVKLAALGADALGNIGVGPDGAPAAAKPASGN; from the coding sequence ATGGCAGCACATTACGACCTCCAGGAACAGGAACAGCTGGACGAGCTCAAGCACTTTTGGAACCGCTGGGGCACGTTGATCAGCTCGGTCATCATCGTGGCGTGCCTGTGCTTTGGCAGCTGGCGGGCCTACGAGTATTGGCAGGCCAAGCAGGGCGCCCAGGCGGGCGCGCTGTATGAAGAGGTCGAACGCGCGGCCGAGGCCAAGGACCTCACCCGCGTGGAGCGCGCCTACAGCGATGTCAAGGCGAACTACGGCAGCACCACCTATGCCCAGCAGGCGGCCCTGATGGCGGCCCGGGCCCTGTACGAAGGCGGCCAGGCCGACAAGGCCCAGGCTGCGCTGCAGTGGGTGGCGGCCGAGGGCAAGGACCCCGGCCTGCAGGCCATGGCCAAGCTGCGCCTGGCAGCCATCCAGATCGGCAACAAGGCCTACGACGAGGCGATCAAGACCGTGTCGGGCAGCTTTCCCCTGGACTTCCAGGCCCTGGCAGCCGACCGGCAGGGCGATGCGCTGAACCTGCAGGGCAAGTCGAGCGAGGCGATCGAGGCCTACCGCAAGGCCTACCGTCAGTTGGGCGAGGGCAACGACTACCGCCGCCTGGTCGAGGTCAAGCTGGCGGCCCTGGGCGCGGACGCCCTGGGCAACATCGGCGTGGGGCCGGATGGCGCCCCGGCTGCCGCCAAGCCTGCCAGCGGCAACTGA
- the hisS gene encoding histidine--tRNA ligase: protein MAKTATLTALKGMNDLMPPVTARWEWLEAQVREQMARFAYQNVRLPILERTELFVRGIGEVTDVVEKEMYAFADRADKHGEFDHVSLRPEGTAGVVRAVVEQNLLREGPLRLWYAGPMFRRENVQRGRQRQFHQIGAEALGFAGPDVDAELILLAQSLWKAIGLTGVRLELNSLGQPDERAAHRAELIAYLEAHADQLDEDAKRRLHSNPLRILDTKNPAMQDLVNGAPKLMDFLGEASLAHFAGLRAILDANGVAYTLNPRLVRGLDYYNLSVFEFVTDQLGSQGTVCAGGRYDHLIEQIGGKSAPAVGWALGMERILELLSEQGQVIEAPVSDAFAVVQDATLMPLVLQTLTGLRERGVKVQMHAAGPDGFGAMKKQFKKADASGARHALIFGGDELAAGELSVKPLRGEREAQGEAQTRFALAALDALAQHLRG, encoded by the coding sequence ATGGCGAAGACCGCGACCTTGACGGCCCTGAAGGGCATGAACGATTTGATGCCGCCGGTGACGGCGCGCTGGGAATGGCTGGAGGCCCAGGTGCGCGAGCAAATGGCGCGCTTTGCCTACCAGAACGTGCGCCTGCCCATCCTGGAGCGCACCGAGTTGTTCGTGCGCGGCATCGGCGAGGTGACGGACGTGGTCGAAAAGGAGATGTACGCCTTTGCCGACCGCGCCGACAAGCACGGCGAGTTCGACCACGTGAGCCTGCGGCCTGAGGGCACGGCCGGCGTGGTGCGGGCCGTGGTCGAGCAGAACCTGTTGCGCGAAGGCCCGCTGCGGCTGTGGTACGCCGGCCCCATGTTCCGGCGCGAGAACGTGCAGCGCGGTCGCCAGCGCCAGTTCCACCAGATCGGTGCCGAGGCGCTGGGCTTTGCCGGCCCCGACGTGGACGCCGAGCTGATCCTGCTGGCGCAATCGCTGTGGAAGGCCATCGGCCTGACCGGCGTGCGCCTGGAACTCAACAGCCTGGGCCAGCCCGACGAGCGCGCTGCGCACCGCGCCGAGCTGATCGCCTACCTGGAGGCGCATGCCGACCAGCTGGACGAAGACGCCAAGCGCCGCCTGCACAGCAACCCGCTGCGCATCCTGGACACCAAGAACCCCGCCATGCAGGACCTGGTGAACGGCGCCCCCAAGCTGATGGATTTTCTGGGCGAGGCCTCGCTGGCGCATTTCGCGGGCCTGCGCGCCATCCTGGACGCCAACGGCGTGGCCTACACCCTCAACCCGCGTCTGGTGCGCGGGCTCGATTACTACAACCTCTCGGTGTTCGAGTTCGTGACCGACCAGCTGGGCTCGCAGGGCACGGTGTGTGCGGGCGGCCGCTACGACCACCTGATCGAACAGATCGGCGGCAAGTCCGCACCGGCCGTGGGCTGGGCGCTGGGCATGGAGCGCATCCTGGAGCTGTTGAGCGAGCAAGGCCAGGTGATCGAGGCGCCGGTGTCCGATGCGTTTGCCGTGGTGCAGGACGCCACGCTGATGCCGCTGGTGCTGCAGACGCTGACCGGCCTGCGCGAGCGCGGGGTCAAGGTGCAGATGCACGCGGCGGGCCCCGACGGCTTCGGCGCCATGAAGAAGCAGTTCAAAAAGGCCGATGCATCGGGGGCGCGCCACGCGCTCATCTTCGGTGGCGATGAACTGGCGGCGGGCGAGCTGTCCGTGAAGCCGCTGCGGGGCGAGCGCGAGGCCCAGGGCGAAGCGCAGACGCGCTTTGCGCTGGCGGCGCTGGACGCGCTGGCCCAGCACCTGCGCGGCTGA
- the ispG gene encoding flavodoxin-dependent (E)-4-hydroxy-3-methylbut-2-enyl-diphosphate synthase, with the protein MSQQPLTGLSVLLPSDPDQPIALAGARPRRSLQARAVWGQRVVTIGGDAPVRVQSMTNTDTVDVIGTAIQVKELALAGSELVRLTVNTPEAAEAVPHIRDQLDRMGIDVPLVGDFHYNGHRLLSEVPACAEALSKYRINPGNVGKGDKKDKQFGQMIDAALKWDKPVRIGVNWGSLDQELLASLMDANSQRAQPWEARQVMYEALITSAVDSANRAVEMGMSPGQVILSCKVSGVQDLIAVYRALARRCNYPLHLGLTEAGMATKGTVASSVALGVLLQEGIGDTIRVSLTPQPGEARTQEVVVATEILQALGLRVFVPSVTACPGCGRTTSTTFQELAKQIDDHLRANMPVWRAKYPGVEALKVAVMGCIVNGPGESKHADIGISLPGTGEAPAAPVFIDGEKAMTLRGENIAQEFHVLVEEYIERRFG; encoded by the coding sequence ATGTCGCAACAACCGTTGACCGGCCTGTCGGTCCTCCTGCCGTCCGATCCGGACCAGCCAATCGCCCTGGCCGGCGCACGGCCACGCCGCTCGCTGCAGGCCCGGGCGGTCTGGGGCCAGCGCGTGGTGACCATCGGCGGCGACGCGCCGGTGCGCGTGCAGTCCATGACCAACACCGACACGGTGGACGTCATCGGCACCGCCATCCAGGTCAAGGAGCTGGCCCTGGCTGGCTCCGAGCTGGTGCGCCTCACCGTCAACACGCCCGAGGCGGCCGAGGCCGTGCCGCACATCCGCGACCAGCTGGACCGCATGGGCATCGACGTGCCGCTGGTGGGCGACTTCCACTACAACGGCCACCGCCTGCTGAGCGAGGTGCCGGCTTGCGCCGAAGCCCTGTCCAAGTACCGCATCAACCCCGGCAACGTGGGCAAGGGCGACAAGAAGGACAAGCAGTTCGGCCAGATGATCGACGCCGCGCTGAAGTGGGACAAACCTGTGCGCATCGGCGTGAACTGGGGCAGCCTGGACCAGGAGCTGCTGGCCAGCCTCATGGACGCCAACAGCCAGCGTGCCCAGCCCTGGGAGGCGCGCCAGGTCATGTACGAGGCGCTGATCACCTCGGCCGTGGATTCTGCCAACCGCGCCGTCGAAATGGGCATGTCACCGGGTCAGGTGATCCTGTCGTGCAAGGTCAGCGGCGTGCAGGACCTCATCGCCGTGTACCGCGCGCTGGCGCGCCGCTGCAACTACCCGCTGCACCTGGGCTTGACCGAGGCCGGCATGGCGACCAAGGGCACCGTGGCCTCGAGCGTGGCGCTGGGCGTGCTGCTGCAGGAGGGCATTGGCGACACCATCCGCGTGAGCCTGACGCCGCAGCCCGGCGAAGCGCGCACGCAAGAGGTCGTGGTGGCCACCGAGATCCTGCAGGCGCTGGGCCTGCGCGTGTTCGTGCCCAGCGTGACAGCCTGTCCCGGCTGCGGCCGCACCACCAGCACCACGTTCCAGGAGCTGGCCAAGCAGATCGACGACCACCTGCGCGCCAACATGCCGGTGTGGCGGGCCAAGTACCCGGGCGTGGAGGCGCTGAAGGTGGCGGTCATGGGCTGCATCGTCAATGGCCCCGGTGAGAGCAAGCATGCCGACATCGGCATCAGCCTGCCGGGCACGGGCGAGGCGCCCGCGGCGCCGGTGTTCATCGACGGCGAGAAGGCGATGACGCTGCGCGGCGAGAACATCGCGCAAGAGTTTCACGTGCTGGTGGAGGAGTACATCGAGCGGCGGTTTGGGTGA